TGCTTACTTGAAACAGGATCTACTAAAAAGCTATTAATTAGTTTGGTATCATAACAGGTAATGGCACCTACTTTACCTAAGCCAAGTTGTTGGCGGATAGGAGATAAGTTTTCATATAGATCAGTACCACAGTTTCCTAATGATTTGGTAACAATTGCTTGTCTTGTTAATGCAATTAATTGATCTCTAAAATTAGAATCTAAGTGACCTTCTTTTTCCAGAAATGTTCTACTCATATTGACGATAGTAATGTCTTTTCTAGTAAGTATATATCGTAGGGTTTTATTATAATTTTGGGTGTCAGTGCTGATTGGTATAATTTTAGATTTTGGGGCTATGGAAAGAATTATATCAATTACTGCATTGCCATGGCTCATGGAAACAGGGTCACCAAATTTTTTGATAGATTCGATAGTAGTGGTTTTATGCTTTTTTCTTTGTGTGGTTATGAGTGATTCTTCAAATACATCAAATACTGCTATTGTTGCACCTTCTCCAGTAAACTGCTTTTGTAGCTGTTTGATATTTATTTTATTAAACCTAGGGTGGGCAATCAAAATGGTTGATTTAATGTTTTTATTTAGAGAGTCTAACGTTGTTATAGCTTCATCAAACTTAGGTTGATAATATTCTTGCTGCTCTTGAGGTAAGAAAGAATATATTAACTGAGCTAGACTCTTAAACTCATTAATTGTATTTGTCCATTTGTAAGCTTTATATTTTTTAATTAATGATAAATTATATTTTTTTTGCTTAATGTGTAGTAGTTGAATATTGAGTGGGTGTAAATTAAGCAACTCACTAGTTTGAGCTATATCAACAGCGTAGTAGCTTTCAATAGCAGCCACTATGTCGTTGTTATCAGACTCCATGCCAATAATAGACATTAAGGTTTTGATTGATTTCAAATCATTATGTAGTTGATTGTTAAACTGTTTATCAAGTTCTAGTAGATACTTGTTTATGTCACTTTGTTTTTGTATCTGTACTTCAAGCTCTGCAAATGGAAAGCCATATCCTAGGCAAGGTAGTATAAATAGTAAACAAAATAAAGTGGTGCTTCTTATCATGTGATAGTCCCTTCTTAAAGTATACTCTTGTTAAATAAATTTTAGGGTTTGTTGTCGTCCTTAAGCTCCAAGGATGGTGTGAATGCAGTTTATGCAGGAGAAATAAACTGTCTTCACTCTAATCATTTATTGAAATATAAACTCATAGGGCTTCATCGCTCGATGGCTGTCCCTGAAAACCATTCGCTTTGACTATATGTATTGACTACAGCTTGATGAAAAAATAAATGCTAGAAACCACCTATACTCTGATAGCTCGACAGGCTATTCAAGCTGTATTAGCTTGAAAAAATTGGTTGGTAAGTCAGTTTAATAAAAATAAAGACAAGGAGGTCAAAAAGTGGCTTTACGACTATCAAGGGTTAAAAATTTTAGTGTTCTGTTGGTATTGACTCTACTAATAGGCCATACGCAGGCTAACTCTTCAATGGAGCAGTATGCTAAACAGCAATTAACTTCGTTAAACAAAATAAACAAGCTAACTGAGACTGAGAAACAGGGGAGTTTTCCATTAATACCCAACCCAACAAGTTTTAATGATGGTTTTGACCCTAGGCGATTTGGCAAATGGCAACAAGTTGAGTTGCATCCTTATACAGGGGCTACTTGTGGTAATGGGTCTCCCTATAAGTTCTATGTAAATTTGGCCCGAGGAACGACTAATTTAAGTATTAACTTTGAACCTGGTGGTGCTTGTTGGGATTATGCTAGTTGCAAAGGTGAAAAAGGTATTAGTGGAGCGCGTAATATCAATGGTATTCCAGATAACTACATGAATAAATTGGAGACTGCTTATTTAACGCCTTTTCTATATCGTGATCATTATCGGGACGAATTTCCAGCACAAGACTGGATTCAGGTTTTTTTACCTTATTGTACAGGTGATGTACATGCAGGAGATCGGACTGTTGTTTATAAAGACTCAAACGGACAAGGAAAGTCTTATGTATGGCATCACCGAGGAGTCAGAAACTCTCGTGCAGTGGTTGCTTGGTTAAGAGAAAACCTTAGTCAGCCGGAGCAATGCTAACAACCGGTTGTAGTGCAGGTGGTAATGGTGCAATTATGAATTACCATTATCTAAGGAGAGATTTGCAGCCTACAAATAGTTATTCCTAATTATCATCATACCTAAGCTATATTTAGTAGCTTACCTGGTAGTGGAGGTGTTCTCAGTGCTACAAATGCTAGCCTAGGAATAAATTCTACTAAGCTAAATCTTCGATTAAATCGATACTGAAATTCAGCAAGATAACGTTGTGCATATTTAGCGCGAATAGCATGATAAGTACTACGTAAAGCACTTTTTAAGTTTCCAAGGATGGTGTTAACCCAATAAAATTCAGGTTCCTCTACTGATGCACGACCACCACCGCATACAATTTTATCATGAAGACAACCTGCTTCTATGACACCATTAAAACAGGCCAGTCCATCGGAGATTACGGTACTGCCCTTGGCCAAATTCTGCCTACTCCAAGCCGTTATCTCTTCTTTATTAAACCCTTTTAAAATGCTCAGTTTAATTCGTGTCGGTTGACCTTGTTTTGTTGTTTCTACGGCTGCTACAAAAGGTATTTTCCCATCTGCTCCCCTACCTCTTTTGCAACCTGTACGCTCACCACCAAGATAGGCATCATCAATTTCAATAAAACCCGACAATTGCTTGGTGCCTTCTCTTTCTTGCATCACTTTCATGAGCTTATGTTTCATTCTCCAGGCAGCTTGATAGGAAATACCTAAATGGCGATGTAATTCTATGGCTGATATACCTTTTTTGTCTTGGGAGATCAAATACATCCCTTGGAACCAAGTCTTTAATGGTAATTTGGTTGATTCAAAGATAGTACCTGCAGTTACAGATGTTTGCTGGTGACATTTATAGCACTGCTGAAGCTTTCTAGTAGTGAGTTGACAGCATTTGTCGTATCCACAATTGGGGCACTGAAAACCTTCTGGCCATCGCAATTTGTATAAGGTATTAAAGCATTGTTCTTCTGTACCATATTGTTTGAGAAACTCGTTTAAACTCAGGCCTTTTTGAAATTGAACTTTGTTGATAGCCATTATTTATACCTTCTCAATTAAGTTTCCATGCTGTTCAAATATACAGCAGTTAATGGCTTAGGTATAGTGATAATTAGGTAGTTATTTACTAAATGACTCTGGGCCAGTATTTAATGCATTGAATAACTCTGGTGATTGGAAATCTTATCCAGGGCATTTAGCCATTCGTAAGGCTTGGGGGCTTGATCCTTTAATAGAAGAACTGGGGCAGGACTTAGTTGGCTTAACTAAAGAGAATTTAGGTAGTTTTTATGGTGCTTTAGCTAATTATTATACTGAAGACAGATTAGCTTATAGTCACTTCAGAGAGGATTTAATTTACTCATCTTATTCTTATGAAAGATTTTATCCTGAAATCTATAATCAGCCAGATAAAAACAAGCGTAAGCAGCTAATTCATCAATATTGGTACCAAGATACTGATAACTTAATTAGTGAGTTGGATAAATACGGCAATTGGGGATATTTTTTTCCTCAGTATCGTGGCCTAGCAGGCAGCCACTGTACAACAGTTCTGGAGTTTGCCTCAAGAGGAAGGGCTTGAGTTTAACGATTTTGTCGATAACTTATTCAATCAGTCGTCGCCGCTTTTAAAGAAAGTAGAGTATGACAGCACGAGAGATTTTCAGCGCCCGGTAAGTTGGTTGTATCGTATCATCAATATGATGATGGGTATAAATAACTAACATGGTATATTGTAAGTAATAAGATACTATTGTAATAGTCAAGGTGATTGATTTACAGGATAAGGCTTGTCCTGTAAATTACTCACTAAGGATAAATATTATTGGTTACTTGGTCTATTTGACTCAGCTGGATAATATATTTTTGCTCTGAGCTCGGCTAGTTTTTTGGCAATAAGCCGTTGTTTCTCTGTTTCTAGAAGGTTAGGATATTGTTGATCTATAGCG
This genomic interval from Spartinivicinus ruber contains the following:
- a CDS encoding S8/S53 family peptidase; this encodes MIRSTTLFCLLFILPCLGYGFPFAELEVQIQKQSDINKYLLELDKQFNNQLHNDLKSIKTLMSIIGMESDNNDIVAAIESYYAVDIAQTSELLNLHPLNIQLLHIKQKKYNLSLIKKYKAYKWTNTINEFKSLAQLIYSFLPQEQQEYYQPKFDEAITTLDSLNKNIKSTILIAHPRFNKINIKQLQKQFTGEGATIAVFDVFEESLITTQRKKHKTTTIESIKKFGDPVSMSHGNAVIDIILSIAPKSKIIPISTDTQNYNKTLRYILTRKDITIVNMSRTFLEKEGHLDSNFRDQLIALTRQAIVTKSLGNCGTDLYENLSPIRQQLGLGKVGAITCYDTKLINSFLVDPVSSKHQQHILYAINTAPFADQTALTATVPGNFPLAQLHSLAVPAEGVYTAITDNFESGSSFAAPQLAAISALLYQASTKYYPNHIKQFHLWQTTHAIKQTANSQIKPSEEFGLGLVDGDNALQKVKSGLKL
- a CDS encoding pectin acetylesterase-family hydrolase, which codes for MALRLSRVKNFSVLLVLTLLIGHTQANSSMEQYAKQQLTSLNKINKLTETEKQGSFPLIPNPTSFNDGFDPRRFGKWQQVELHPYTGATCGNGSPYKFYVNLARGTTNLSINFEPGGACWDYASCKGEKGISGARNINGIPDNYMNKLETAYLTPFLYRDHYRDEFPAQDWIQVFLPYCTGDVHAGDRTVVYKDSNGQGKSYVWHHRGVRNSRAVVAWLRENLSQPEQC
- a CDS encoding IS1595 family transposase; the protein is MAINKVQFQKGLSLNEFLKQYGTEEQCFNTLYKLRWPEGFQCPNCGYDKCCQLTTRKLQQCYKCHQQTSVTAGTIFESTKLPLKTWFQGMYLISQDKKGISAIELHRHLGISYQAAWRMKHKLMKVMQEREGTKQLSGFIEIDDAYLGGERTGCKRGRGADGKIPFVAAVETTKQGQPTRIKLSILKGFNKEEITAWSRQNLAKGSTVISDGLACFNGVIEAGCLHDKIVCGGGRASVEEPEFYWVNTILGNLKSALRSTYHAIRAKYAQRYLAEFQYRFNRRFSLVEFIPRLAFVALRTPPLPGKLLNIA